Genomic segment of Triticum aestivum cultivar Chinese Spring chromosome 6A, IWGSC CS RefSeq v2.1, whole genome shotgun sequence:
TTAGTAATAGTTCGGTTAGCTTTTTCCTTCCACACCAACTCGTCACGTTCTCCCCAATAATTCGCCACGTACGTCTGAACCCCCGGTCCCAAGTGCTTCACTATAAATACTGACCTCGTGACCAGTCCTTCAACTCACCCAACGAACATTCGAGCTAAGCTTATCTAGCTCGCAGCCTCTAAATTTTCGAGCTCCTGGTGCCAGTGTTTGCTAGCAAGCTACAATCTGCAGCAGCAGCAATGGCGAAAACTTGCACCCTAGCGCTGCTTGGCGCGCTGGTAGTGCTCTCGCTTCTTGTGAGCCCCATTGCTTGCTCCCGCAAGCTCGCCAAGGTGGGCGGGCACCACAAACCTGCTCCAGTCAAGGGCCACAAAAACCAGACCACCACTAACCCCTCCTCGTCCGCCGCATACGGCGGCGGCTGGTTGCCCGCCGGCGCCACGTATTACGGCAACCCCAACGGCGACGGGAGCGACGGTTAGTGCCTTGCTTACTTTACTGTCAGCCTTATGTCCATAATCCATGGGACCTACATTCATCGAGCTGAAAGATAGTACTGATGACAAGAAAACAAATTTGCAGGCGGAGCGTGTGGCTACCAGACCGCTGTCGGGCACCGGCCGTTCTCGTCGATGATCGCCGCCGGGAGCTCGCCTCTGTTCATGGCGGGCAAGGGCTGCGGCGCGTGCTATGATGTAAGCATAACTCACCAAGCCCCTTCCATTAATGGTGCAAAGTGGTCGGCTCAGCTGGTCCTGACAAAATGTGTTCATGTCGCGTACGCAGGTTAAATGCACGAGCAACTCGGCCTGCTCCGGGAAGCCTGTGACCGTGGTGATCACCGACCTGAGCCCCGGCAACCTCTACCCCGGCGAGCCGTGCCATTTCGACATGAGCGGCACCGCCCTGGGCGCCATGGCGAAGCCCGGCATGGCCGACAAGCTCCGCGCCGGCGGGGTCATCAGGATGCAGTACAAGAGGTACGCAGCACGACCACATAGGATCCTCTTCAGTCTTCAGCCTACAGTTTACACGGAAAACAATGGAGTAAATGTGTAGAGCTGATCTTGGCGTTCCTGTTAACCATGGCAGGGTGCCATGCAAGTACCCCGGCGTCAACATTGCCTTCAGGGTGGACCAGGGCGCCAACCCCTTCTACTTCAAGACCCTGATCGAGTTCGAGGACGACGACGGCGACCTCAAGGCAGTGGCCCTCAAGGAGGCCGGCAGCGGCGCCTGGACGCCCATGGCGCAGGACTGGGGCGCGCTGTGGCGCCTCAACAATGGCAGGCGGCTGCGCGCCCCCTTCTCGCTCCGGCTCACCTCCGACTCCGGCAGGAAGCTGGTCGTCAACaacgtcatccccgccaactggaAGGCCGGGGCCACGTACCGCTCCCTGGTGAACTACCCCTGAGTCACGGCCATATTTACCTGCTCCGTGTGTGAATTTTATTTATACCGCGAAAAGAAAGAATGTGCGTCCGGGTGCTGCGAGGGCGGCgtcagatgaggaggaggagcttGCAAAACTGTGATGTTCCCTCCCTGGTCTCTGCATTCCCCTAGTGATGTATCATGTGTCATTAATCCGTCTGtaattttcctctctttttttgcctTCCTCTGCTTGCTTTGTCACCGAGGAGACGACTGAACTGCAGCTAAAATGCTGCATGTCGATGTACCAAGTTGTGTGTTTTTTTTACCACGCAATCCTTGAGAGAAATGAAATTCCACGGTTACTACTTGCTTATTAAAGGGGAATTACAGAGGATGCAAATTACCGATGCTCTGTACTAGGAACACCGTTGCCGCCTGGGCACTGGGAACCACCGGTAGCTGCGGTATTGATTCTGCTCGCCTGTCATGCCGGCGGCTTGCCGAGGATGACACATGCGATTCTCCCGGAAACGTAGACAAAGGAGCAGAGCCTTGAATGTTGCGAATACTGATTGCCCTACTCAATTATTAACACAAACCGTTCGTTGAAAGTACTTTTAATGAAGGAGCTTCAGTTGTACAC
This window contains:
- the LOC542806 gene encoding expansin-B11, which gives rise to MAKTCTLALLGALVVLSLLVSPIACSRKLAKVGGHHKPAPVKGHKNQTTTNPSSSAAYGGGWLPAGATYYGNPNGDGSDGGACGYQTAVGHRPFSSMIAAGSSPLFMAGKGCGACYDVKCTSNSACSGKPVTVVITDLSPGNLYPGEPCHFDMSGTALGAMAKPGMADKLRAGGVIRMQYKRVPCKYPGVNIAFRVDQGANPFYFKTLIEFEDDDGDLKAVALKEAGSGAWTPMAQDWGALWRLNNGRRLRAPFSLRLTSDSGRKLVVNNVIPANWKAGATYRSLVNYP